One Halocalculus aciditolerans DNA segment encodes these proteins:
- a CDS encoding disulfide bond formation protein B, with protein sequence MADSAPTPRRTIALAFAVAVVATAGSLSYSLVMGLHPCHLCWYQRVLMYPLTAIAAYAFLTRDAGVWRLVLPFSVLGAAVAAYHSWLQLTGTACGFGGGGCTAVQYRLPALGLSIPNQSLLAFLAITALMGWLALSQR encoded by the coding sequence ATGGCTGATTCCGCCCCGACGCCGCGCCGAACGATTGCGCTGGCGTTCGCCGTCGCCGTCGTCGCGACCGCCGGGAGCCTCTCCTACTCCCTCGTCATGGGGCTCCACCCCTGCCACCTCTGCTGGTACCAGCGCGTCCTGATGTACCCGCTCACCGCCATCGCCGCCTACGCCTTCCTCACCCGCGACGCCGGCGTCTGGCGGCTCGTCCTCCCGTTCTCCGTCCTCGGCGCGGCCGTCGCCGCCTACCACTCCTGGCTCCAGCTGACGGGCACGGCCTGCGGCTTCGGCGGTGGCGGCTGCACCGCCGTCCAATACCGCCTCCCCGCCCTCGGCCTCTCCATCCCCAACCAGAGCCTCCTCGCCTTCCTCGCCATCACCGCCCTCATGGGCTGGCTCGCCCTCTCACAGCGATAA
- a CDS encoding class I SAM-dependent methyltransferase: MEAPCVRVRPQSGEETREALADAGVLDADLDITVDDGWLYLPVADPDGVPERFDVVTHDVPVREGQTMPADILGFEPSYERLGDVVILREDDPERAREIADAIVASDVKARTVVNEASKVKGVERTRDWDVLARADDADGDEGDADRSCTETVHREYGCAFELDVAEVYFSPRLATERHRVVEQVEAGEHAFDMFAGVGPFAIPMAKRDAAVVATDINPDAVGYLKQNARRNGVADRVTALCGDVRELADDYEGWADRVVMNLPKTASDFLDVAVELAGDECVLHLYDIQHEDDPFGPGETAIRDAAEPAYGVEIETEHVVRSYAPHELNVCIDARLTRL, translated from the coding sequence ATGGAAGCGCCCTGTGTCCGCGTTCGCCCGCAGTCGGGCGAAGAGACGCGCGAAGCGCTCGCCGACGCGGGCGTCCTCGACGCCGACCTCGACATCACGGTCGACGACGGCTGGCTCTACCTCCCCGTCGCCGACCCGGACGGCGTCCCGGAGCGGTTCGACGTCGTCACGCACGACGTGCCGGTGCGCGAGGGGCAGACGATGCCCGCCGACATCCTCGGGTTCGAGCCGTCCTACGAGCGCCTCGGCGACGTCGTCATCCTCCGCGAGGACGACCCGGAGCGCGCCCGGGAGATTGCGGACGCCATCGTGGCGTCGGACGTGAAGGCGCGGACGGTGGTGAACGAGGCGTCGAAGGTGAAGGGCGTCGAACGCACGCGCGACTGGGACGTCCTCGCCCGCGCGGACGACGCGGACGGCGACGAGGGCGACGCGGACCGGTCGTGTACGGAAACCGTTCACCGCGAGTACGGCTGTGCGTTCGAACTCGACGTCGCCGAGGTGTACTTCTCGCCGCGGCTCGCCACCGAACGCCACCGCGTCGTCGAGCAGGTCGAGGCGGGCGAACACGCCTTCGATATGTTCGCGGGCGTCGGCCCGTTCGCCATCCCGATGGCGAAACGCGACGCCGCCGTCGTCGCCACCGACATCAACCCGGACGCCGTCGGCTACCTGAAGCAGAACGCGCGACGGAACGGCGTCGCCGACCGCGTCACCGCGCTCTGTGGGGACGTGCGCGAGCTCGCCGACGACTACGAGGGCTGGGCCGACCGCGTGGTGATGAACCTCCCGAAGACCGCCAGCGACTTCCTCGACGTCGCAGTCGAACTCGCCGGCGACGAGTGCGTCCTCCACCTCTACGACATCCAGCACGAAGACGACCCCTTCGGCCCCGGCGAGACCGCGATTCGAGACGCCGCCGAACCCGCCTACGGCGTCGAAATCGAAACCGAGCACGTCGTTCGCTCCTACGCCCCCCACGAACTCAACGTCTGCATCGACGCCCGCCTCACCCGACTCTGA
- the dph5 gene encoding diphthine synthase, protein MLTFVGLGLYDEHSVTVEGRDAVRNADRAFAEFYTSHLVGADVDDLEAYHDTEIEVRDRVGVEQEPEPVLDAAESGEVVFLTAGDTMISTTHVDLRLRAHERGIDTRVIHAPTAESAASSLTGLQNYRFGKATTLPFEWAHGADGVPGSVVETIEDNKERGLHTLCYLDIKVGRGPRGPDPDFEEYMTADYAAALLAEHYDPDAVGVVVARAGSPDPLVRADTLAALADGDFGDPLHMLILPGDLHHIEQDALTGLAGLPNEHVDD, encoded by the coding sequence ATGCTCACGTTCGTCGGCCTCGGCCTCTACGACGAGCACTCCGTCACCGTCGAGGGCCGAGACGCCGTCCGGAACGCCGACCGCGCGTTCGCCGAGTTCTACACCAGCCACCTCGTCGGCGCGGACGTCGACGACCTCGAAGCCTACCACGACACCGAAATCGAGGTGCGCGACCGCGTCGGCGTCGAACAGGAACCCGAACCCGTCCTCGACGCCGCCGAGTCTGGAGAAGTCGTCTTCCTCACCGCCGGCGACACGATGATTTCGACGACGCACGTCGACCTCCGCCTGCGCGCCCACGAGCGCGGCATCGACACCCGCGTGATTCACGCTCCCACCGCCGAATCCGCCGCCTCCTCGCTCACCGGCCTCCAGAACTACCGCTTCGGGAAAGCCACCACGCTCCCCTTCGAGTGGGCGCACGGCGCGGACGGCGTCCCCGGCAGCGTCGTCGAGACCATCGAGGACAACAAAGAGCGCGGCCTCCACACGCTCTGCTACCTCGACATCAAGGTCGGCCGCGGGCCTCGCGGTCCCGACCCCGACTTCGAGGAGTACATGACGGCCGACTACGCCGCCGCCCTCCTCGCGGAGCACTACGACCCCGACGCCGTCGGCGTCGTCGTCGCGCGCGCCGGCAGCCCCGACCCCCTCGTCCGCGCCGACACCCTCGCCGCCCTCGCCGACGGGGACTTCGGCGACCCCCTCCACATGCTCATCCTCCCCGGCGACCTCCACCACATCGAACAGGACGCCCTCACCGGCCTCGCCGGCCTCCCCAACGAACACGTCGACGACTGA
- a CDS encoding VOC family protein, with product MTEFALDHVMMRVGDLEESLDWYQTHLDYEEKGRWEADTFTNVYLGPEDQADDAAVLELTYNHDTSEYDFGDAWGHIAVRVEDVEEAYAELMDEGVEDYRPPEENPGYAFVKDPDGHEVEIVERDHGARWSLDHTMIRVEDADEALGFWTRKFGYEHTGRWEADTFANYFMKPEGSSEEAMAIELTYNYDGREYDLGDAWGHVAVRADDLEAAWDDLMTREAVDYRDPESCDYQYAFTRDQDGHEIEVVNVDDTEMS from the coding sequence ATGACCGAGTTCGCACTCGACCACGTCATGATGCGCGTCGGCGACTTAGAGGAGTCCCTCGACTGGTACCAGACCCACCTCGACTACGAGGAGAAGGGCCGCTGGGAGGCCGACACCTTCACGAACGTCTACCTCGGTCCGGAAGACCAAGCCGACGACGCCGCCGTCCTCGAACTCACGTACAACCACGACACGAGCGAGTACGACTTCGGCGACGCCTGGGGGCACATCGCCGTGCGTGTCGAGGACGTCGAGGAGGCCTACGCGGAGCTCATGGACGAGGGCGTCGAGGACTACCGGCCGCCCGAGGAGAACCCCGGGTACGCCTTCGTGAAAGACCCCGACGGCCACGAGGTCGAGATCGTCGAGCGCGACCACGGCGCGCGCTGGAGCCTCGACCACACGATGATTCGCGTCGAGGACGCAGACGAAGCTCTCGGGTTCTGGACGCGGAAGTTCGGGTACGAACACACCGGCCGCTGGGAGGCCGACACGTTCGCGAACTACTTCATGAAGCCCGAAGGGAGTAGTGAAGAGGCGATGGCCATCGAGCTCACGTACAACTACGACGGCCGCGAGTACGACCTCGGCGACGCCTGGGGCCACGTCGCGGTGCGCGCCGACGACCTCGAAGCCGCCTGGGACGACCTCATGACCCGCGAGGCCGTCGACTACCGCGACCCCGAATCCTGCGACTACCAGTACGCCTTCACGCGAGACCAGGACGGCCACGAGATCGAGGTCGTCAACGTCGACGACACCGAGATGAGCTAA